Proteins found in one Serinicoccus marinus DSM 15273 genomic segment:
- a CDS encoding transposase: protein MPEKRKKYDREFREGAVRIVEETNKPIAQVARDLGVNEGTLGNWVQRARAAREGHGELSKDDVEELKRLRAEVAELRMERDVLKRSVAGWVKEATK from the coding sequence ATGCCAGAGAAGCGCAAGAAGTACGACCGGGAGTTCCGTGAGGGAGCGGTCCGGATCGTCGAGGAGACGAACAAACCGATCGCGCAGGTCGCTCGCGATCTTGGCGTGAACGAGGGCACGCTGGGCAACTGGGTCCAACGTGCTCGCGCTGCGCGCGAGGGTCACGGCGAGCTGTCCAAGGACGACGTCGAGGAGCTGAAGCGGCTTCGCGCCGAGGTCGCCGAGCTGCGGATGGAGCGTGATGTCCTCAAGCGATCCGTGGCCGGGTGGGTGAAGGAGGCGACGAAGTGA
- a CDS encoding IS3 family transposase — MSVARFIADQRTNYAVPHTLVCVLLGVSLAWFYKWLKRAEGPGAASGLFTDTDRRRDSVDRAVRVAFKKAKGLHGSPRLHEDLREAGWQISEKTVADSMRRQGLVARVIKRRSGLTRQDKSAPKFPDLVRRDFTAPAPNRKWVGDITEIPTAEGKLYLATVIDLYSRRLLGAATSNHPDAELACAAIRMAVTARGGKEAIWREDESERVIFHSDRGSTYTAGSFSRLCAQLGIRQSMGRVGSCFDCEDRVCATAWGLTLVTTGPAGCPRVDVSALGGGVHLAAGRVGSDLIGA; from the coding sequence GTGAGCGTGGCACGCTTCATCGCCGACCAGAGGACCAACTATGCCGTGCCACACACGCTGGTCTGCGTTTTGCTCGGGGTCTCGCTGGCGTGGTTCTACAAGTGGCTCAAGCGGGCCGAGGGACCGGGCGCTGCGAGCGGGTTGTTCACCGACACCGACCGGCGCCGCGACAGCGTCGACCGCGCGGTGCGGGTCGCGTTCAAGAAGGCCAAGGGGCTGCACGGCTCACCTCGCCTGCACGAGGACCTGCGCGAGGCGGGATGGCAGATCAGTGAGAAGACGGTCGCTGACTCGATGCGCCGTCAGGGCTTGGTGGCCCGTGTCATCAAGCGGCGCAGCGGTCTGACCAGGCAGGACAAGAGCGCGCCGAAGTTCCCCGACCTGGTGCGCCGGGACTTCACCGCGCCGGCCCCGAACCGCAAGTGGGTCGGTGACATCACCGAGATCCCCACGGCTGAGGGCAAGTTGTACCTGGCCACCGTCATCGACCTGTACTCCCGCCGCCTGCTCGGCGCGGCGACCAGCAACCACCCGGACGCCGAGCTGGCGTGCGCGGCGATCCGGATGGCCGTGACCGCCCGCGGCGGCAAGGAGGCGATCTGGCGCGAGGACGAGTCCGAGCGGGTCATCTTCCACAGCGACAGGGGCTCGACCTACACGGCGGGCTCGTTCAGCCGGTTGTGCGCCCAGCTAGGGATCCGCCAGTCGATGGGTCGGGTCGGCTCGTGCTTCGACTGCGAGGATCGTGTCTGCGCCACCGCCTGGGGTCTGACCCTTGTTACGACCGGCCCCGCTGGGTGCCCTCGCGTTGACGTGTCGGCCCTGGGTGGTGGCGTGCACCTGGCTGCTGGCCGGGTGGGCAGTGACCTGATAGGAGCCTGA
- a CDS encoding IS110 family transposase: MQLRRDDVIVGVDTHKDNHVAVAVDGLGGRLGDLVVPATLAGFEELVAFCVAFIGPEGRLVAFGVEGTGSYGVGLARYLRRQGHEVHEIARPARAVERRLAGKNDTLDAEHAARQLLAGHGLSTPKTADGEVETIRLVKIAYDGAVQARTTAMITLKATLATGSEALRTELEKLTDHQLVLACAALEGPTPLPPVRRGAPAVVLPIDPDAAMRHVLSSMARRWLSLHEEAKAHAASLKALTAAAAPRLVEAVGVGYDTAAQMLITAGDNTDRIKSEAAFAKMCGACPIPAGSGKTNNRHRLYRGGNRQANAALYRVIIVRMRWHQPTIDYVARRTAEGLSKREIIRCLKRYLARELFRLLPAPDTTPPPETRNSRWSPDRLDDL, from the coding sequence ATGCAACTTCGCCGCGACGATGTCATTGTCGGCGTCGACACACACAAGGACAACCACGTCGCCGTCGCGGTCGACGGCCTGGGCGGCCGACTGGGCGACCTCGTCGTGCCCGCCACCCTTGCCGGCTTCGAGGAGCTTGTCGCCTTCTGTGTTGCCTTCATCGGCCCTGAGGGTCGCCTGGTCGCATTCGGTGTCGAGGGCACCGGGTCCTACGGTGTCGGCCTGGCCCGCTACTTACGCCGCCAGGGCCACGAGGTCCACGAAATCGCCCGCCCGGCGCGAGCCGTGGAACGGCGCCTCGCAGGAAAGAACGACACCCTCGACGCCGAGCACGCCGCACGCCAACTCCTGGCCGGGCACGGCCTGTCCACACCGAAGACCGCTGACGGCGAGGTCGAGACGATCAGGTTGGTCAAGATTGCCTACGACGGCGCCGTTCAGGCGCGCACGACCGCGATGATCACGCTCAAGGCGACTCTGGCGACCGGGAGTGAGGCGTTGCGGACCGAGTTGGAGAAGCTGACCGATCACCAGCTCGTCCTCGCCTGCGCGGCCTTGGAGGGCCCGACCCCGCTACCGCCGGTGCGGCGGGGCGCACCAGCAGTCGTCCTACCCATCGACCCCGACGCGGCGATGCGGCACGTGCTGTCCTCGATGGCGAGGCGGTGGCTGAGCCTGCACGAGGAGGCCAAAGCCCATGCCGCCTCGCTGAAGGCCCTCACTGCAGCCGCCGCGCCGCGCCTCGTCGAGGCCGTCGGTGTCGGCTACGACACGGCCGCCCAGATGCTGATCACGGCCGGCGACAACACGGACCGGATCAAGTCCGAGGCCGCGTTCGCCAAGATGTGCGGCGCGTGCCCGATTCCCGCCGGGTCCGGCAAGACCAACAACAGACACCGCCTCTACAGGGGCGGGAACCGGCAGGCCAACGCCGCTCTCTACCGAGTCATCATCGTCCGCATGCGATGGCACCAACCAACCATCGACTACGTGGCCCGTCGCACCGCCGAAGGCCTGTCCAAACGAGAGATCATCCGCTGCCTCAAGCGCTACCTCGCACGCGAACTCTTCCGCCTCCTCCCAGCACCCGATACCACGCCCCCCCCCGAGACGAGGAACTCGAGATGGTCGCCTGATCGACTTGACGATCTATAG
- a CDS encoding IS3 family transposase, which yields MTIYRSINAAAEALFSSLEWEVLCRHEFDTRTQARAVVIDWAYGFYNHQRRHSAAGMMSPVNYEQTTAMPIPDAA from the coding sequence TTGACGATCTATAGGAGCATCAATGCAGCCGCCGAGGCGCTGTTCTCCTCCCTGGAGTGGGAGGTGCTGTGCCGGCACGAGTTCGACACCCGTACTCAGGCCCGCGCCGTGGTCATCGACTGGGCTTACGGCTTCTACAACCACCAACGCCGGCACAGCGCCGCTGGCATGATGTCACCGGTCAACTACGAGCAGACCACCGCGATGCCCATCCCGGACGCCGCGTAG
- a CDS encoding helix-turn-helix domain-containing protein — MLSDQTHRPGTKLRIDLLRHGAHPPVLKQERHQTWAGSEFRRRWLDLLASGRSVASVAAELGISDQTIYWLAPAGAHRPRRSGRADQPREG, encoded by the coding sequence GTGCTCTCTGACCAGACGCACCGCCCGGGCACGAAGCTCCGGATCGATCTTCTTCGGCATGGTGCTCATCCTCCTGTACTCAAACAGGAGCGGCATCAAACCTGGGCCGGTTCAGAGTTCAGGCGCAGGTGGCTGGATCTGCTGGCTTCAGGTCGTAGCGTCGCGAGTGTCGCTGCCGAACTGGGAATCAGCGATCAGACGATCTACTGGTTGGCGCCAGCAGGAGCGCATCGACCGCGGCGAAGCGGTCGGGCTGACCAGCCCCGAGAAGGCTGA
- a CDS encoding sulfate adenylyltransferase subunit 1, with amino-acid sequence MDLLRFATAGSVDDGKSTLIGRLLLDSKAIFEDQLESVEKTSKDKGFDYTDLALLTDGLRSEREQGITIDVAYRYFATPRRKFIIADTPGHVQYTRNMVTGASTADLGLVLVDARQGMTEQSRRHAVILSMLRVPHLVLAVNKMDLLDFSEERFREIEAEFTAFARKLDVPDLTVIPISALQGDNVVSRSENMDWYEGSSLLHHLEHVYIGSDREMRDVRFPVQYVVRPKSDEFHDYRGYAGQVAGGVMKPGDEVIVLPSGMTSTIEAIDAFDKQLDEAYPPMSVTVRLADDVDVSRGDMIARVNNQPEQTQDLDAMICWMSPGALKPRAKLLVKHTTRTVKALVKEIDYRLDVNTLHRDQDAEEIGLNELGRVTLRVQQPLMVDLYEQNRITGSFILIDQASGVTVGAGMIRD; translated from the coding sequence ATGGACCTGCTGCGCTTCGCGACCGCGGGCTCGGTGGACGATGGCAAGTCGACGCTCATCGGGCGGCTGCTGCTGGACAGCAAGGCGATCTTCGAGGACCAGCTGGAGTCGGTGGAGAAGACTTCGAAGGACAAGGGCTTCGACTACACCGATCTGGCGCTGCTCACCGACGGCCTGCGCAGCGAGCGGGAGCAGGGCATCACCATCGATGTCGCCTACCGTTACTTCGCGACGCCGCGGCGCAAGTTCATCATCGCCGACACCCCGGGCCACGTGCAGTACACCCGCAACATGGTCACCGGTGCCTCGACCGCCGACCTGGGTCTGGTGCTGGTGGACGCCCGCCAGGGCATGACCGAGCAGTCCCGTCGCCACGCGGTCATCTTGTCGATGCTGCGGGTGCCGCACCTGGTGCTGGCGGTCAACAAGATGGATCTCTTGGACTTCTCCGAGGAGCGGTTCCGGGAGATCGAGGCCGAGTTCACGGCCTTCGCGCGCAAGCTCGACGTGCCAGACCTCACGGTCATCCCGATCTCGGCGCTGCAGGGCGACAACGTCGTCTCGCGCAGCGAGAACATGGACTGGTATGAGGGCAGCAGCCTGCTGCACCACCTCGAGCACGTCTACATCGGTTCGGACCGCGAGATGCGCGACGTCCGGTTCCCGGTGCAGTACGTCGTGCGCCCGAAGTCGGACGAGTTCCACGACTACCGCGGGTATGCCGGTCAGGTCGCCGGCGGCGTCATGAAGCCCGGTGACGAGGTCATCGTCCTGCCGAGCGGGATGACGAGCACCATCGAGGCGATCGACGCCTTCGACAAGCAGCTGGACGAGGCATACCCCCCGATGTCGGTGACCGTGCGGCTCGCCGACGACGTCGACGTCAGCCGCGGCGACATGATCGCCCGGGTCAACAACCAGCCGGAGCAGACCCAGGACCTCGACGCGATGATCTGCTGGATGTCGCCGGGCGCGCTCAAGCCGCGGGCCAAGCTGCTCGTCAAGCACACGACGCGCACGGTGAAGGCGCTGGTCAAGGAGATCGACTACCGCCTCGACGTCAACACCCTGCACCGCGACCAGGACGCCGAGGAGATCGGCCTCAACGAGCTCGGCCGCGTCACGCTGCGGGTGCAGCAGCCGCTCATGGTCGACCTCTACGAGCAGAACCGCATCACCGGGTCGTTCATCCTCATCGACCAGGCGTCCGGCGTCACCGTCGGTGCCGGGATGATCCGGGACTGA
- the cysD gene encoding sulfate adenylyltransferase subunit CysD: MTVDGNYRLSQLDELEAESIHIFREVAAEFERPVLMFSGGKDSIVMLRLAEKAFYPAKVPFPVLQVDTGYDFPEVLATRDRWVDRLGVRLHVASVEEAIKDGIVVDDGKTPRNRLQIGTLLNAIEEEGYTAAFGGGRRDEEKARAKERVYSHRDEFGQWDPKNQRPELWSLYNGRIHEGEHMRVFPLSNWTELDVWDYIRREAIDIPSIYYAHQRRVFERSGMLFSESEFNPLRDGETVTERQVRFRTVGDLTLTGCLESDADDLDKIIEEVAASRITERGATRGDDKFSEAAMEDRKKEGYF; the protein is encoded by the coding sequence GTGACAGTCGACGGCAACTACCGACTCTCCCAGCTCGACGAGTTGGAGGCAGAGTCGATCCATATCTTCCGTGAGGTCGCGGCGGAGTTCGAGAGGCCGGTGCTGATGTTCTCCGGCGGCAAGGACTCGATCGTCATGCTCCGGCTGGCGGAGAAGGCGTTCTACCCCGCCAAGGTGCCCTTCCCGGTGCTCCAGGTCGACACCGGCTACGACTTCCCCGAGGTCTTGGCCACGCGCGACCGTTGGGTCGACCGGCTGGGGGTGCGGCTGCACGTCGCCTCGGTCGAGGAGGCGATCAAGGACGGCATCGTCGTCGACGACGGCAAGACGCCCCGCAACCGGCTGCAGATCGGCACGCTGCTCAACGCCATCGAGGAGGAGGGCTACACCGCCGCCTTCGGTGGCGGCCGCCGGGACGAGGAGAAGGCTCGCGCCAAGGAGCGCGTCTACTCCCACCGCGACGAGTTCGGCCAGTGGGACCCCAAGAACCAGCGCCCCGAGCTGTGGAGCCTCTACAACGGCCGCATCCACGAGGGCGAGCACATGCGCGTCTTCCCGCTGTCCAACTGGACCGAGCTGGACGTCTGGGACTACATCCGCCGTGAGGCGATCGACATCCCCTCGATCTACTACGCGCACCAGCGGCGCGTCTTCGAGCGCAGCGGGATGCTCTTCTCCGAGAGCGAGTTCAACCCGCTGCGCGACGGCGAGACGGTGACCGAGCGTCAGGTGCGCTTCCGCACCGTCGGTGACCTGACGCTCACCGGCTGCCTGGAGTCCGACGCCGACGACCTGGACAAGATCATCGAGGAGGTCGCGGCCTCCCGCATCACCGAGCGCGGCGCCACCCGTGGTGACGACAAGTTCTCCGAGGCCGCCATGGAGGACCGCAAGAAGGAGGGCTACTTCTGA
- a CDS encoding polysaccharide biosynthesis tyrosine autokinase, which translates to MELTDYLLLVRRQWRLILGVALAVLLATAVVTALSTPQYRAQAQVFVSTSGGDTAADLAQGSNFAQRQVATYADIVTTPIVLDPVAEEFDLDGSASLSQRTTAQVPAGTVLINLAVTDEDPQRSADLANGIAEQFSRTVQDLERIEGSDSSPVKATVVQPAAAPSGAASPDVPRNLLLGAVLGLLLGIGAGVLRDVLDSRIKGESDVSRVSEEPVVGAIAFDKDAPEHPLVVEIDPHSPRAEAFRTLRTNLRYIEADNQPKTMVFTSTIPGEGKSTTTANLALTLAQSGATVCLIEGDLRRPRLLEYLGLENAAGMTDVLVGRADLDDVVQPWGDNMWVLGCGPIPPNPSELLGSTAMSRLVETLEERFDYVIIDSPPLLAVTDAAILSTQADGVIVVVGTKLVRRDQLDRALGSLRKVDANVLGLVLNRLPTKGPDAYSYAYESYQSDAALEAQGKRAKSRRARRKSKQSS; encoded by the coding sequence GTGGAACTCACCGACTATCTGCTGCTGGTCCGTCGACAGTGGCGGCTCATCCTCGGCGTCGCTCTCGCTGTCCTGCTGGCGACAGCGGTCGTCACCGCCTTGAGCACTCCGCAGTACCGCGCCCAGGCTCAGGTATTCGTCTCGACCTCCGGCGGTGACACTGCAGCTGACCTGGCGCAGGGATCTAACTTCGCTCAGAGGCAGGTCGCGACGTACGCGGACATTGTCACCACTCCGATCGTGCTGGACCCGGTGGCCGAGGAGTTCGATCTCGACGGATCTGCTTCGCTCTCGCAGCGCACGACGGCCCAGGTGCCGGCGGGGACGGTGCTCATCAACCTCGCGGTGACGGACGAGGATCCTCAGCGCAGCGCTGATCTGGCGAATGGGATCGCCGAGCAGTTCTCCCGGACCGTGCAGGACCTGGAGCGCATCGAAGGTAGTGACAGCAGCCCCGTGAAGGCGACCGTAGTGCAGCCGGCTGCCGCCCCTAGCGGCGCTGCCAGCCCTGACGTGCCGCGCAACCTCCTGCTGGGGGCTGTCCTAGGCCTCCTGCTCGGCATCGGCGCTGGTGTCCTCCGCGATGTCCTCGACTCCCGCATCAAGGGTGAGTCCGACGTGTCTCGCGTCTCCGAGGAGCCAGTTGTCGGCGCGATCGCCTTCGACAAGGACGCGCCGGAGCATCCCCTTGTCGTGGAGATCGACCCGCACAGCCCGCGTGCCGAGGCCTTCCGCACCTTGCGCACCAACCTGAGGTACATCGAGGCCGACAACCAGCCGAAGACGATGGTCTTCACCTCGACCATCCCGGGTGAGGGCAAGTCGACGACGACGGCCAATCTTGCCCTCACCCTGGCTCAGTCAGGGGCCACTGTCTGTCTCATCGAAGGAGACCTTCGTCGCCCCCGCCTGCTGGAGTACCTCGGTCTGGAGAACGCGGCCGGGATGACGGACGTCCTGGTCGGGCGGGCCGATCTCGACGACGTGGTCCAGCCCTGGGGTGACAACATGTGGGTGCTGGGCTGCGGGCCCATCCCTCCCAATCCCAGCGAGTTGCTGGGCTCGACCGCCATGAGCCGCCTCGTCGAGACCCTAGAAGAGCGGTTCGACTACGTCATCATCGACAGCCCGCCCTTGCTGGCCGTCACCGACGCGGCCATCCTGTCCACCCAGGCCGACGGGGTCATCGTCGTCGTCGGCACCAAGCTTGTCCGTCGTGACCAGCTCGACCGGGCGCTGGGCAGCCTGCGGAAGGTCGACGCCAACGTGTTGGGCCTCGTGCTCAACCGTCTGCCCACCAAGGGACCGGACGCCTACTCCTACGCCTACGAGAGCTACCAGTCGGACGCAGCGCTCGAGGCCCAGGGCAAGCGTGCAAAGTCGCGCCGGGCCCGACGCAAGAGCAAGCAGAGCAGCTGA
- the wecB gene encoding non-hydrolyzing UDP-N-acetylglucosamine 2-epimerase, which produces MIARKRVMTVYGTRPEAIKVAPVLRALQDHPRLESVTVVTGQHREMLDQVNEIFGIVPDHDLDVFAHAQSLNALMAKVFDRLDPVLEAEQPDALMVQGDTSTVAAAAIAAFYRRIPVVHLEAGLRSGDIMSPFPEEANRRITSQVSALHLAPTASSRDNLLREGIHGDGVVVTGNTVIDALLHTVAERQDFVDERLAELEAAGGRVLLVTSHRRESWGEAMHGVGRALRRLAEAYPETTIVLPAHRNPVVREAILPHLEGQDNVLVTEPLAYAEFTRLMKLASVVLTDSGGVQEEAPSLGKPVLVMRENTERPEAVAAGTVRLIGTAEDNVVAEVARLLDEPEAYRVMANATNPYGDGNATSRCIAALAQMLGVGEREPDFSG; this is translated from the coding sequence ATGATCGCGCGCAAGCGAGTGATGACGGTCTACGGCACCCGGCCGGAAGCCATCAAGGTCGCGCCCGTTCTCCGGGCCTTGCAGGACCACCCGCGTCTCGAGAGCGTCACCGTCGTGACGGGACAGCATCGAGAGATGCTGGACCAGGTCAACGAGATCTTCGGCATCGTGCCCGATCACGACCTCGACGTCTTCGCCCACGCCCAGAGCCTCAACGCGCTCATGGCCAAGGTCTTCGACCGGCTGGATCCTGTCCTCGAAGCAGAGCAGCCCGATGCCCTCATGGTGCAGGGCGACACGAGCACGGTCGCCGCAGCGGCCATCGCCGCGTTCTACCGCCGCATACCGGTGGTCCATCTGGAGGCGGGGCTGCGCAGCGGCGACATCATGTCGCCCTTCCCCGAGGAGGCCAACCGGCGGATCACCTCGCAGGTGAGTGCCTTGCACCTGGCTCCGACGGCGAGTTCCCGCGACAACCTGCTGCGTGAGGGGATCCATGGCGATGGCGTGGTCGTCACGGGGAACACCGTGATCGACGCCTTGCTGCACACGGTGGCCGAGAGACAGGACTTCGTGGATGAGCGGTTGGCCGAGCTGGAGGCTGCGGGCGGCCGGGTGCTGCTGGTCACCTCGCATCGGCGGGAGAGCTGGGGCGAGGCCATGCATGGCGTCGGGCGCGCACTACGGCGGCTCGCAGAGGCATACCCCGAGACCACGATCGTGCTGCCCGCTCACCGAAACCCGGTGGTCCGCGAGGCGATCCTGCCCCACCTCGAGGGGCAGGACAACGTGCTGGTGACCGAGCCCCTGGCGTATGCGGAGTTCACCCGGCTCATGAAGCTGGCGAGCGTCGTCCTCACCGACTCGGGCGGGGTGCAGGAGGAGGCCCCCTCGCTCGGCAAGCCGGTGCTCGTGATGCGCGAGAACACCGAGCGACCCGAGGCCGTCGCCGCCGGCACGGTGCGGCTGATCGGCACGGCGGAGGACAACGTCGTCGCCGAGGTCGCTCGGCTGCTCGACGAGCCAGAGGCATACCGAGTCATGGCCAATGCCACGAACCCTTACGGAGACGGCAACGCCACCTCAAGATGCATCGCCGCCCTTGCCCAGATGCTGGGCGTCGGGGAGCGCGAGCCCGACTTCTCCGGTTGA
- the wecC gene encoding UDP-N-acetyl-D-mannosamine dehydrogenase: MSLHVAVLGLGYIGLPTAAILATHGHRVTGVDVSARHVEAVSQGRVPFVEPDLESQVAEAVSTGHLTVQRHATPADVFIIAVPTPFAEGYAADLSYVDAAVDGVIPHLRGGELIILESTSPPGTTQRLADRVRAARPDLSTDGSTDHNIAIAHCPERVLPGRVMVELVENDRIVGGLTPTAAERAKALYETFCRGQIHLTDAVTAELAKLTENAFRDVNIAFANELSLISERLGVDVFELIDLANKHPRVNILQPGPGVGGHCIAVDPWFIVSAAPEQSRLIRTAREVNDHKPEHVIGQVMAAVDDIRSPVIATLGLAFKPDIDDMRESPALEITAQLAERLPAATVLAVEPNVDMLPERLSSLPNVRLASLEEVAETAQVAALLVDHREFKESRWTPDIPVIDTRGVWRGTA; encoded by the coding sequence GTGTCATTGCACGTCGCCGTCCTCGGGCTCGGTTACATCGGCCTGCCCACTGCGGCGATCCTCGCCACCCACGGCCACCGCGTCACGGGAGTGGACGTCAGCGCACGACACGTTGAGGCAGTGAGCCAAGGACGCGTACCGTTCGTCGAGCCCGACCTGGAGAGCCAGGTGGCCGAAGCAGTGAGCACCGGTCACCTGACTGTTCAGCGGCATGCCACGCCGGCAGACGTCTTCATCATCGCCGTTCCCACCCCCTTCGCCGAGGGGTATGCCGCTGACCTCTCCTACGTCGACGCTGCTGTCGACGGCGTCATCCCACATCTCCGGGGTGGTGAACTCATCATCCTCGAGTCGACCTCACCGCCCGGCACCACGCAACGGCTCGCAGACAGAGTCCGCGCAGCCCGGCCCGACCTGAGCACCGACGGCAGCACTGATCACAACATCGCGATCGCGCACTGCCCCGAGCGGGTGCTCCCGGGACGCGTCATGGTCGAGCTGGTCGAGAACGACCGGATCGTCGGGGGCCTGACGCCCACGGCTGCCGAGCGCGCCAAGGCGCTGTACGAGACCTTCTGCCGCGGCCAAATCCATCTCACCGACGCAGTGACGGCGGAGCTGGCCAAGCTCACGGAGAACGCCTTCAGAGATGTCAATATCGCCTTCGCCAACGAGCTGTCACTGATCTCCGAACGACTCGGTGTTGACGTCTTCGAGCTCATCGACCTGGCGAACAAGCATCCCCGTGTCAACATCCTGCAGCCGGGACCGGGGGTCGGGGGTCATTGCATCGCCGTCGACCCGTGGTTCATCGTCTCGGCCGCTCCCGAGCAGTCACGTCTGATCCGCACCGCGCGGGAGGTCAACGACCACAAGCCGGAGCACGTGATCGGTCAGGTCATGGCTGCCGTGGACGACATCAGGTCGCCGGTGATCGCGACGCTCGGCCTGGCGTTCAAGCCGGACATCGACGACATGCGGGAGTCCCCGGCCCTGGAGATCACCGCGCAGCTAGCAGAGCGTCTTCCGGCGGCGACGGTCCTGGCGGTGGAGCCCAATGTCGACATGCTGCCGGAGCGCCTCAGCTCCTTGCCGAACGTCCGACTGGCCTCCTTGGAGGAGGTCGCAGAGACGGCGCAGGTCGCTGCTCTGCTCGTGGATCATCGCGAGTTCAAGGAGAGTCGATGGACGCCGGACATCCCGGTGATCGACACACGTGGTGTCTGGCGGGGAACCGCATGA
- a CDS encoding sulfate adenylyltransferase subunit 1, translating into MDLLRFATAGSVDDGKSTLIGRLLLDSKAIFEDQLESVEKTSKDKGFDYTDLALLTDGLRSEREQGITIDVAYRYFATPRRKFIIADTPGHVQYTRNMVTGASTADLGLVLVDARQGMTEQSRRHAVILSMLRVPHLVLAVNKMDLVDFSEERFREIEAEFTAFARKLDVPDLTVIPISALQGDNVVSRSENMDWYEGSSLLHHLEHVYIGSDREMRDVRFPVQYVVRPKSDEFHDYRGYAGQVAGGVMKPGDEVIVLPSGMTSTIEAIDAFDKQLDEAYPPMSVTVRLADDVDVSRGDMIARVNNQPEQTQDLDAMICWMSPGALKPRAKLLVKHTTRTVKALVKEIDYRLDVNTLHRDQDAEEIGLNELGRVTLRVQQPLMVDLYEQNRITGSFILIDQASGVTVGAGMIRS; encoded by the coding sequence ATGGACCTGCTGCGCTTCGCGACCGCGGGCTCGGTGGACGATGGCAAGTCGACGCTCATCGGGCGGCTGCTGCTGGACAGCAAGGCGATCTTCGAGGACCAGCTGGAGTCGGTGGAGAAGACTTCGAAGGACAAGGGCTTCGACTACACCGATCTGGCGCTGCTCACCGACGGCCTGCGCAGCGAGCGGGAGCAGGGCATCACCATCGATGTCGCCTACCGTTACTTCGCGACGCCGCGGCGCAAGTTCATCATCGCCGACACCCCGGGCCACGTGCAGTACACCCGCAACATGGTCACCGGTGCCTCGACCGCCGACCTGGGTCTGGTGCTGGTGGACGCCCGCCAGGGCATGACCGAGCAGTCCCGTCGCCACGCGGTCATCTTGTCGATGCTGCGGGTGCCGCACCTGGTGCTGGCGGTCAACAAGATGGATCTCGTGGACTTCTCCGAGGAGCGGTTCCGGGAGATCGAGGCCGAGTTCACGGCCTTCGCGCGCAAGCTCGACGTGCCAGACCTCACGGTCATCCCGATCTCGGCGCTGCAGGGCGACAACGTCGTCTCGCGCAGCGAGAACATGGACTGGTATGAGGGCAGCAGCCTGCTGCACCACCTCGAGCACGTCTACATCGGTTCGGACCGCGAGATGCGCGACGTCCGGTTCCCGGTGCAGTACGTCGTGCGCCCGAAGTCGGACGAGTTCCACGACTACCGCGGGTATGCCGGTCAGGTCGCCGGCGGCGTCATGAAGCCCGGTGACGAGGTCATCGTCCTGCCGAGCGGGATGACGAGCACCATCGAGGCGATCGACGCCTTCGACAAGCAGCTGGACGAGGCATACCCCCCGATGTCGGTGACCGTGCGGCTCGCCGACGACGTCGACGTCAGCCGCGGCGACATGATCGCCCGGGTCAACAACCAGCCGGAGCAGACCCAGGACCTCGACGCGATGATCTGCTGGATGTCGCCGGGCGCGCTCAAGCCGCGGGCCAAGCTGCTCGTCAAGCACACGACGCGCACGGTGAAGGCGCTGGTCAAGGAGATCGACTACCGCCTCGACGTCAACACCCTGCACCGCGACCAGGACGCCGAGGAGATCGGCCTCAACGAGCTCGGCCGCGTCACGCTGCGGGTGCAGCAGCCGCTCATGGTCGACCTCTACGAGCAGAACCGCATCACCGGGTCGTTCATCCTCATCGACCAGGCGTCCGGCGTCACCGTCGGTGCCGGGATGATCCGCAGCTGA